The following proteins are co-located in the Colletotrichum lupini chromosome 4, complete sequence genome:
- a CDS encoding variant SH3 domain-containing protein, with translation MVPAPQSLPTRFPCWCRAVYSWGGESKRDLGFIEGDLIECLNAGDGSWWTGRLWRDRRTVGVFPSNFVEVLPANFRPTTRSASPLPAENTPSPSTPQKSRTFRKPFEAYSKAPHYTAAKQPEVYRTNPNPRPRGHSGESIHSAMEEQTRRDRSPAPEAFLSRENSFNETASTRMRAYTSPAPTGYVSRGNSFNDGAQQQYMPRGRTPVPRGRTPVPRERTPIPPRERTPVPDYGHGHGSRQNSYNTERGPSPIPPSHNFHSRGPSPAPSVSYKPYRPPTREKVDSPPPPAPPPHRHVAASRHKQSISYDSRHDSSRQDSHGSFDNRFTSSRHGSGNSFDKRFDVVRQDSSASYDNRHPPLDRHGSHLSYQAHRPSPIQTQRHHSPAPPSPSASHMTPSPLREAMDGVIEQLDALGMPRDPTPEPPLDPWSPESFDMVNDRARRKNTYQRPQTSMGIAQQDEGYETWSGGSSRDQSYHNGHREDKEQLPQLSNYVERMESRLKKMHQHSASMADLEDEAPKPPPKGQLYERPKSSMGGPEERKLRGRKSAYDIGRNVLNRTFTTKTNSTSASSGNQSSTTQSSDRSLMSGSSAGAISATSAGSFARKTQKRAQSALGMRDADIERPETPFTGVTYHSSHASEASRPKSQAGFHEDAGLGGLVTPKPPKRNIFKKLLDTAKTGVASGRSSIAMGADSPRSSPFARSMPNVAAQAGASVSNLTNLGSTGFGREAAREMGLASGVDWVQVRRDVNRSNSLSKNERNERKDRCQMLDYPALNPVDELYEGMEGDEGADGQPVEDPIDYQSINLTQVDKNSRFVASFPPTTTAQSLATTYVCRPYRSDVQRLRAIFTWVSEKLVWEEDFEGEVDTRRVLQSKRASAEEYAVIVYEMCSAVGIQCEVIRGYLKTPGEIPEHNIMPRANHWWNAVLVDNDWRMIDCCMASPSYPRRHLYSSASNSAADFWWFLTRPTELCWTHIPEHHTQQHMCPPQAHEVLLNLPCACPPFFKNTLEMVDYNTAATRIEDLEMVHVKFNAPPDVEIAAEVEVRGYTRDVDGDVFESGEVVKKRALAQAEWFNGTKRYTVKALLPGDEGQGVLKIYAGKRGLMHSIKDIPHPVAFALPIIHTGENPPYEFVTRHPTPHAQRHDIYVVQPQCQRLALNNTFVFAIRQHPSSAGAVGSVMTPSSNPGGASPIPFIRPSSAMSMTASSASGSNLSSAAAGGKKPAKLAIQTPGGKILRLIRKEERRGVSVGSRGAEEDLSDGGTWETIIKCSEKGVWRGLVLADRTARWCVFAEWKKQGRRIGDQRLFIAVTAYYSNKRRKSRRGRKMADRPSRAVPPPPPGAPRRAVRRNLFQGLTRRATGTTTTGTMGQPMASTVGAGSVSATAAAATMGGAGPGGSSSTAAAAHGNGNGHVGGGETLRLDVDVLSDGGPPSAMGPAEIVVRDEHGEIELGDLPTLVFDEADEAAAMDDREESKKRQRLAEAVKQHQVNHTAVREQPEELLEAVKASLRAKVSALADDNWMYEAEPELPRGF, from the exons ATGGTGCCTGCACCGCAATCTCTACCGACACGGTTCCCGTGCTGGTGCAGAGCCGTCTACTCTTGGGGCGGAGAG TCTAAACGAGATCTCGGCTTCATCGAGGGTGATTTGATCGAATGTCTTAACGCTGGAGATGGTTCATGGTGGACAGGAAGACTATGGCGCGACAGAAGGACTGTGGGAGTGTTTCCCTCCAATTTCGTCGAGGTCCTCCCCGCGAACTTTAGACCAACGACGAGGTCAGCCAGCCCTCTCCCGGCAGAGAACACACCGAGTCCAAGCACACCTCAAAAGTCGAGGACTTTCCGAAAGCCTTTCGAGGCCTATTCCAAAGCACCGCACTACACCGCTGCGAAACAGCCCGAGGTGTACCGGACGAACCCAAATCCGAGGCCTAGAGGGCACTCTGGAGAGTCGATTCACAGTGCAATGGAGGAGCAGACCAGAAGAGACCGGTCACCGGCCCCGGAAGCCTTCCTTTCGAGAGAGAACTCTTTCAATGAAACCGCCTCGACTAGAATGCGAGCATACACGTCGCCAGCCCCAACCGGTTACGTATCGCGGGGTAACTCGTTCAACGATGGCGCGCAACAGCAGTACATGCCGAGAGGAAGGACTCCTGTGCCAAGAGGAAGAACACCCGTTCCAAGGGAGAGAACACCAATACCCCCTAGAGAAAGAACGCCCGTCCCCGACTATGGCCACGGCCACGGATCAAGACAGAACTCTTACAACACGGAAAGGGGCCCGTCTCCCATACCGCCATCTCACAACTTCCACTCAAGAGGCCCGTCACCGGCTCCCTCAGTCAGCTATAAGCCTTACCGTCCTCCCACACGAGAAAAGGTGGATTCTCCTCCACCCCCGGCCCCACCTCCGCACCGACATGTAGCGGCTTCACGGCACAAGCAAAGCATATCCTACGACAGCAGGCACGATAGCTCTCGTCAGGACTCGCATGGCTCATTCGACAACCGCTTTACTTCCAGTCGACATGGGTCGGGTAACTCCTTTGACAAGCGATTCGATGTCGTGCGGCAGGACTCGAGCGCCTCATATGATAACCGCCATCCTCCTCTGGACAGGCACGGCTCTCATCTTTCATACCAAGCTCATCGGCCATCGCCGATACAGACTCAGCGGCATCACTCCCCAGCTCCACCTTCGCCATCAGCAAGCCATATGACTCCCTCGCCTTTGCGAGAGGCAATGGATGGCGTGATCGAGCAGCTGGACGCACTGGGAATGCCTCGAGATCCGACACCAGAGCCGCCACTGGATCCGTGGTCGCCCGAGTCGTTTGATATGGTGAATGACCGCGCTAGGAGAAAGAACACTTACCAAAGACCACAGACATCCATGGGCATAGCACAACAGGACGAAGGGTACGAAACCTGGAGCGGCGGATCGTCACGAGACCAATCCTATCATAACGGACATCGGGAGGATAAAGAGCAGCTACCTCAACTGAGTAACTACGTCGAACGTATGGAAAGTCGTCTCAAAAAAATGCATCAACATAGCGCAAGTATGGCTGACCTTGAGGATGAGGCACCGAAGCCACCCCCCAAAGGCCAGTTATACGAGAGACCCAAGTCTTCGATGGGTGGACCGGAGGAGAGGAAGCTTCGCGGGCGCAAGTCGGCTTACGACATTGGCCGCAACGTCCTGAACAGGACGTTTACGACGAAGACCAACTCTACCAGCGCCTCCTCAGGCAATCAGAGTTCGACGACGCAAAGCAGCGACAGGAGTTTGATGAGTGGGTCGTCAGCCGGCGCTATTAGCGCAACGAGCGCTGGCAGCTTCGCTCGCAAAACCCAGAAGCGGGCCCAGAGTGCCCTGGGCATGCGTGATGCTGATATCGAGCGCCCAGAAACCCCATTCACCGGGGTTACATATCACAGCAGTCACGCCTCAGAAGCATCTCGGCCAAAGTCGCAAGCTGGCTTTCATGAAGATGCTGGCCTTGGAGGCCTCGTCACCCCAAAACCCCCAAAGAGGAACATCTTCAAGAAGCTCCTCGACACAGCCAAGACCGGGGTGGCATCCGGGCGCAGTAGTATTGCCATGGGTGCCGACTCGCCCAGATCGTCGCCTTTTGCTCGCTCCATGCCCAATGTTGCCGCTCAAGCTGGTGCTAGCGTATCCAACTTGACCAACTTGGGTAGCACTGGCTTCGGTAGGGAAGCAGCCAGGGAAATGGGCCTTGCAAGCGGAGTGGACTGGGTTCAGGTCCGCAGAGACGTCAATCGATCCAACTCTCTGAGTAAGAACGAGAGGAACGAGCGGAAAGACCGCTGCCAAATGCTCGACTACCCTGCGTTGAACCCAGTCGATGAGTTGTACGAAGGCATGGAGGGTGACGAGGGCGCCGACGGTCAGCCTGTGGAGGACCCCATCGACTACCAATCAATAAATCTCACCCAGGTGGACAAGAACTCGAGGTTTGTGGCTAGCTTTCCACCAACGACGACAGCACAGAGCTTGGCAACAACCTATGTATGTCGACCATACCGCAGCGACGTCCAGAGACTGCGGGCAATTTTTACTTGGGTATCCGAGAAGCTTGTCTGGGAAGAGGACTTTGAAGGCGAAGTAGACACTCGGAGGGTACTGCAGTCAAAGCGAGCGAGTGCCGAAGAGTATGCGGTCATTGTGTACGAAATGTGCTCCGCCGTTGGTATCCAGTGCGAGGTCATCCGCGGGTACCTCAAGACGCCCGGCGAGATTCCAGAGCACAATATCATGCCTCGGGCGAATCACTGGTGGAATGCGGTTCTGGTCGACAACGACTGGCGAATGATTGACTGCTGCATGGCCAGCCCTTCATATCCCAGGCGGCATCTCTACTCGAGTGCTAGCAACAGCGCCGCGGACTTTTGGTGGTTCCTCACGCGGCCGACAGAGCTCTGCTGGACACATATCCCTGAACACCACACTCAACAACACATGTGCCCGCCACAGGCTCATGAAGTTCTCCTCAACTTGCCTTGCGCCTGCCCTCCCTTCTTCAAGAACACGCTCGAGATGGTCGATTACAATACGGCAGCAACTCGCATCGAGGATCTGGAGATGGTACATGTCAAGTTCAACGCTCCACCTGACGTCGAGATTGCTGCTGAAGTCGAAGTCCGCGGCTACACCAGAGATGTCGATGGTGACGTATTCGAGAGCGGCGAAGTTGTGAAAAAGAGAGCGCTGGCTCAAGCGGAGTGGTTCAACGGCACCAAACGATACACCGTCAAGGCTTTGCTGCCTGGTGATGAGGGCCAGGGAGTCTTGAAGATTTATGCCGGCAAGCGTGGTCTGATGCATAGCATCAAAGACATTCCTCATCCAGTGGCATTCGCGCTGCCCATCATTCATACGGGCGAGAACCCTCCGTACGAGTTTGTGACGCGGCACCCGACGCCTCATGCACAGCGTCACGATATCTACGTTGTTCAGCCTCAATGTCAACGTCTGGCTTTGAACAACACTTTTGTTTTCGCAATTCGGCAGCATCCCAGCTCTGCGGGCGCGGTCGGCTCGGTGATGACACCGTCATCCAATCCTGGAGGCGCAAGCCCAATCCCCTTTATAAGACCGAGCTCTGCCATGAGTATGACCGCCTCCAGCGCCAGCGGCTCGAACCTCAGTTCAGCAGCTGCCGGTGGGAAGAAGCCAGCCAAGTTGGCGATTCAGACTCCTGGCGGCAAAATTCTCCGTCTTATAAGGAAAGAGGAGCGCAGAGGAGTCAGTGTCGGCAGTAGAGGGGCTGAAGAGGATCTCAGTGATGGTGGGACGTGGGAGACCATCATCAAGTGTTCTGAGAAGGGAGTGTGGAGGGGGCTGGTATTGGCAGACCGCACCGCCCGCTGGTGCGTCTTTGCCGAGTGG AAAAAACAAGGAAGGAGGATCGGAGATCAGCGACTCTTTATCGCCGTTACAGCATACTATTCCAACAAGAGACGGAAAAGCAGGCGAGGGAGAAAGATGGCAGACAGGCCCTCGAGAGCcgtaccaccaccaccgcccggCGCCCCGCGACGAGCGGTCCGACGGAATTTGTTCCAGGGACTTACGAGGCGAGCGACGGGGACTACGACGACGGGAACGATGGGGCAACCCATGGCCTCTACTGTCGGCGCGGGATCTGTATCTGccactgctgctgctgcgacGATGGGAGGAGCGGGACCAGGCGGGAGCTCTTcaactgctgctgctgctcacGGCAACGGTAACGGTCATGTCGGGGGCGGCGAGACGCTCCGCCTCGATGTCGATGTCCTCTCTGACGGCGGGCCGCCGTCCGCCATGGGACCCGCAGAGATTGTGGTGCGCGACGAGCACGGCGAGATTGAGCTCGGGGATCTGCCGACGCTGGTGTTTGACGAGGCTGATGAGGCTGCTGCGATGGACGATCGGGAGGAGAGCAAGA AGCGGCAGCGGCTCGCAGAGGCTGTGAAGCAGCATCAAGTCAACCATACCGCCGTCCGTGAACAGCCCGAAG AGCTCCTCGAAGCCGTCAAAGCCAGTTTACGAGCCAAAGTCTCGGCTCTCGCCGACGACAATTGGATGTACGAGGCCGAGCCGGAGCTGCCCCGTGGCTTCTGA
- a CDS encoding Sec8 exocyst complex component specific domain-containing protein, whose product MSNRYGGGGGYRNGNGYGNFGRQEEDYDPYGNGYSGSDRGGGGDRYAVGSPPAMNPRSPPTLRSGGPPPVRSRERIQETNAERQIGQVLERVKVEWPAMCQTDCVPVQLALQLLDTSSVGRAHDYNQFRQTHDYLQNSLKGIVHEHHQGFNSSIGTFHKIQGSIQASQKRVRTLKDSLLTSKVSLCTSDPDLKKLSATSQAYDELLTTLNELEELRLVPDQLEARISEKRFLSAVEVLQNALRKLRKPELDDIGALSDLRGYLANQDTALMDILVEELHEHLYLKSPYCQERWQNLAKTQGALKEGNYESITIAPFHQVLDAMDFEASATEDPAKNPEADTFSYVSLLVESLNKLGRLETAVDTLKQRLPVELFTIVNETLNEVDQRHPSSLRGGSTNSQGLHIYGSRETQMRADVIYDLLWTLFGKFEAIAEGHRVFHEAIKALIRREGAGNNSALLGSFKELWNLYQNEIRSLLHNYVTTDADVYQFSTSPKLGTNANGKKDVAREHLFKFSEGDPKAVDMTTEYEALESIIRSAVPGLTDTSRKAGADKKRPVPEGSTKRGGGATGWENKQTTGTYKSLVEPSVFNMSLLLPPTLVFLQRLKMIVPPGSDLATSTLTSFLDNFLVNVFQPQLDETLGKLSDTIFGEADTFLQDQEWTQVARRPVFKGTTAFFAIVTAFCRMLGTIPHDQALSTLIITQMMRYYDRAFGWYKSLVSKTQAQPDKPTKLRMSAAMALEEGDVQETIKQLWTSDTLERELLEKEVGLLIVQTNEKRMEMADIIQDKDTISSLCLLYTSMKWLAVKISGLRHITRNESDSSRPNMNRGSSKRWTLMNDPNKATNEDGPVCLPMTQETVQAFDGIVSSFEELAGTALLTLHMEIRCEIIYSLRTALSTDTAPYLLDQEVTEPDPQILNLNSDLVLYDETIARYLRAKETAFIRTGLGLLINDYLVTNAAFVSPMNAKGCGRMQLNILVLQQNLKNVEEGVDLARASNYFALFDKGPDAIVEKASEDKDKDEHADPSDTFSYEELRTLLELCFSEQLSNPERGIASAAKRQMADKMLGLSEHMWQT is encoded by the exons ATGTCCAATCGGTacggcggtggcggcggctACCGCAACGGCAACGGATATGGCAACTTTGGCAGGCAAGAAGAGGATTACGATCCATACGGGAATGGATATTCAGGCAGCGATAGAGGAGGCGGCGGTGACCGATACGCCGTGGGATCACCGCCAGCGATGAACCCCCGATCACCACCTACACTTCGAAGCGGCGGCCCACCGCCAGTCCGCAGCCGCGAGCGCATCCAGGAGACGAACGCGGAAAGACAGATTGGCCAGGTCCTTGAGCGCGTCAAGGTGGAGTGGCCGGCAATGTGCCAGACCGACTGCGTGCCCGTCCAGCTCGCCCTCCAGCTCCTCGACACCAGCTCCGTAGGCCGCGCGCACGACTACAACCAGTTCCGACAGACGCACGACTATCTGCAAAATTCCCTCAAAGGCATCGTCCACGAGCACCACCAGGGCTTCAACAGTTCGATCGGAACGTTCCACAAGATCCAGGGGAGCATCCAGGCCTCGCAGAAGAGGGTGCGCACGCTCAAGGACTCCCTGCTGACGTCCAAGGTGAGCCTCTGCACGTCGGACCCGGACCTTAAGAAGCTCTCGGCCACATCTCAGGCTTACGATGAGCTGCTCACCACGCTTAACGAGCTGGAGGAGCTGCGTCTGGTGCCGGATCAACTAGAAGCCCGCATCTCCGAGAAGCGCTTCCTAAGCGCAGTCGAGGTCTTGCAGAATGCTCTGCGCAAACTGAGGAAACCAGAGCTGGACGATATTGGTGCTCTGAGCGATCTGAGGGGCTACCTTGCCAATCAGGATACAGCACTCATGGACATCTTGGTTGAGGAGCTTCATGAGCACCTGTACCTCAAGTCGCCGTATTGTCAAGAGCGGTGGCAGAACCTCGCCAAGACTCAAGGCGCTCTCAAGGAGGGCAATTACGAATCAATCACCATTGCTCCTTTCCACCAGGTCTTGGACGCCATGGATTTCGAAGCATCGGCGACTGAAGATCCGGCCAAAAACCCGGAGGCTGACACCTTCTCATACGTGTCACTGCTCGTGGAGTCCCTTAACAAATTGGGAAGATTAGAGACGGCTGTTGACACCCTCAAGCAGAGACTACCTGTCGAGCTGTTTACCATTGTGAATGAGACACTTAACGAGGTCGACCAACGGCATCCTAGCTCATTACGCGGCGGCTCGACCAACTCTCAGGGACTGCACATCTACGGCAGTCGAGAGACCCAAATGAGAGCAGATGTCATTTACGATCTCCTGTGGACGCTTTTTGGCAAGTTTGAGGCTATTGCTGAGGGTCACCGCGTGTTCCACGAGGCGATCAAGGCCCTCATCCGACGAGAAGGCGCTGGAAACAACAGCGCCCTGTTGGGTAGCTTCAAGGAGCTTTGGAATCTCTACCAGAACGAGATTCGTTCTTTGCTGCACAACTACGTCACCACGGACGCCGACGTGTACCAGTTTAGTACATCACCAAAGCTTGGGACCAATGCCAATGGCAAAAAGGATGTCGCTAGAGAGCACCTATTCAAGTTTTCTGAGGGCGACCCCAAAGCTGTTGATATGACGACTGAATACGAGGCTCTTGAGAGCATTATCCGATCTGCCGTTCCCGGCTTGACCGACACTTCTCGGAAGGCCGGGGCTGACAAGAAGCGACCAGTACCCGAGGGCAGCACTAAGAGAGGAGGAGGCGCTACAGGTTGGGAGAACAAGCAGACAACTGGTACATACAAGTCTCTGGTCGAGCCCAGCGTCTTCAACATGAGCTTGCTCCTCCCTCCTACTCTTGTCTTCCTTCAGCGTCTCAAGATGATTGTACCACCGGGCTCAGATCTTGCCACCAGCACATTGACGTCCTTCTTGGATAACTTCCTGGTCAACGTCTTCCAGCCTCAGCTGGATGAGACTCTCGGAAAGTTGAGTGATACCATCTTTGGCGAAGCTGATACATTTTTACAAGACCAGGAATGGACTCAAGTTGCCAGACGCCCCGTCTTCAAGGGCACGACAGCTTTCTTTGCCATTGTCACAGCTTTCTGCCGCATGCTGGGCACCATCCCACACGATCAGGCTTTGAGCACGCTCATCATTACCCAGATGATGAGATACTACGACCGTGCTTTTGGATGGTACAAGTCCCTTGTGAGTAAAACTCAGGCGCAACCAGACAAACCCACAAAGCTACGCATGTCCGCAGCGATGGCTCTAGAGGAGGGCGATGTCCAAGAAACTATCAAGCAACTGTGGACATCGGACACACTGGAGCGCGAACTTCTCGAGAAGGAAGTCGGTTTGCTCATTGTTCAGACCAATGAGAAGCGCATGGAGATGGCCGACATCATCCAAGACAAAGACACCATCTCTTCTCTTTGTCTTTTATATACCAGCATGAAGTGGCTTGCAGTCAAGATCTCAGGTCTGCGTCACATTACTCGCAACGAATCCGACTCTTCCCGCCCAAACATGAACCGAGGCTCGAGCAAGCGGTGGACGCTCATGAACGACCCCAACAAGGCGACAAACGAAGATGGACCTGTGTGTCTGCCAATGACGCAGGAGACCGTCCA GGCTTTCGATGGAATCGTCTCGTCGTTTGAAGAACTTGCCGGCACCGCGCTCTTGACCCTCCACATGGAGATTCGATGCGAAATTATCTACTCCCTCCGCACTGCCCTGTCCACCGACACGGCCCCCTATCTTCTCGACCAGGAAGTTACGGAGCCTGATCCGCAAATCCTCAATCTCAACTCGGACCTCGTCCTCTACGATGAGACCATTGCGCGGTACCTTCGCGCCAAGGAAACGGCCTTCATCCGCACCGGTCTGGGCTTGCTCATCAACGACTACCTAGTCACCAACGCTGCCTTTGTCTCGCCCATGAACGCAAAGGGATGCGGCCGCATGCAGCTCAACATCTTGGTCCTGCAGCAGAACCTCAAGAACGTGGAGGAGGGCGTCGACCTCGCGCGCGCGTCAAATTACTTTGCCCTCTTTGACAAGGGACCCGACGCTATTGTCGAAAAGGCCAGCGAAGATAAGGACAAGGACGAGCACGCGGACCCGTCTGACACATTTAGCTACGAAGAGCTGAGGACGCTGCTGGAACTGTGCTTCAGCGAGCAGCTGTCCAACCCCGAGCGGGGGATCGCCAGCGCCGCCAAGAGGCAGATGGCGGATAAGATGCTTGGGCTTAGCGAGCACATGTGGCAGACTTAG